A portion of the uncultured Bacteroides sp. genome contains these proteins:
- a CDS encoding DUF4361 domain-containing protein has protein sequence MNKMKKYTLLSLLMLALFFTGCDDEAPMDQALYPESVYLVGAKDKIIYRDLNLGYVQDTVYASVAISGSLPIDRDIVAEVKEYPEAIKRYNDRELGTNDILFQNLPLDIYNLPAPIVTVKKGEPYSTCPIYVKPATLHIDSLYMIALKLKSTSAYDLAKKDTVVLMRFNIMNKYSGLYYMDGVIKNLSNPNDSVVYKSPRKLQAVFDGNTVRMYHLQNEWSKGATDYRPNYCFNITVNADNSLSLVSWQNFKILEGGGTYYPELRVYDLWYRFIENGVTKKTRGFLYKERKNDDEQRIINDWMGEHRKYD, from the coding sequence ATGAATAAGATGAAAAAATATACATTATTATCATTGCTCATGCTGGCTTTGTTTTTTACCGGCTGTGATGATGAGGCTCCTATGGATCAAGCGTTATATCCTGAATCAGTCTATCTTGTCGGGGCTAAGGACAAAATTATATACCGGGATTTAAATCTTGGTTATGTTCAGGATACTGTTTACGCATCGGTTGCAATCAGTGGTTCTCTTCCAATAGATAGAGATATTGTTGCTGAAGTGAAGGAATATCCGGAGGCAATTAAGAGGTATAATGACAGAGAACTTGGAACGAATGATATTCTTTTCCAGAATCTGCCGTTGGATATTTATAATTTGCCCGCCCCAATCGTAACAGTGAAAAAGGGTGAGCCATATAGTACTTGTCCGATATACGTAAAACCGGCTACATTGCATATTGACTCGCTGTATATGATTGCATTAAAATTGAAGTCAACTTCTGCCTATGATTTGGCAAAAAAAGATACGGTTGTTTTAATGAGATTCAATATCATGAACAAGTATTCCGGTTTGTACTATATGGATGGGGTTATTAAGAACCTTTCAAATCCAAATGATTCTGTTGTTTATAAAAGCCCCAGAAAGCTACAAGCTGTCTTTGACGGAAACACCGTTCGTATGTATCACTTGCAGAATGAATGGAGTAAAGGTGCTACGGATTATCGTCCTAATTATTGTTTTAATATCACAGTAAATGCTGACAATAGCCTATCCTTGGTTTCTTGGCAAAATTTTAAAATTCTGGAGGGAGGCGGTACTTACTATCCGGAACTTAGAGTATATGATTTGTGGTACAGGTTTATCGAAAATGGGGTAACAAAGAAGACCAGAGGATTTTTGTATAAAGAGCGTAAAAATGATGATGAACAACGAATTATAAACGACTGGATGGGTGAACATAGAAAATATGACTAA
- a CDS encoding MG2 domain-containing protein, with protein MKILYLQLCLLLFFCNSLKAQEIDTTSIENLFLEQISSYPHEKIYAQTDRSIYVSGETVWFRIHLVDALFLKQANASRYVYLELINPIGKVVERAKIRPDSTGCFYGQFQLSQELEEGNYSLRAYTRFMQNQGEDYFFHKTIYVTDPLSRKISPEISFSEEKDKIKTEIHFVNKTGNTKIIPEQCLIFPDGDPSGEGEHLSFEEGVAKCFLKNGKNAQAKNFLLQATFNNIIYNRYIEIPSSTAIFDVSFFPEGGHAQFSTEMKMAFKATNENGLSEEIKGQIFDEQGDVYTTFESSHLGMGSFRMYYLPGKKYHAICTNRENVSKRFDLPEASENSVSLKTAWNNNILRVTLTKSPDYKLPPQTQLIAHIRGAVIYAQPWDDKIGRLNFENDFFPAGIVHFLLIDESRNILSERLVFSSQSSTFAKANIIFNKEEYNTRDKIDLTIKVMDENQVPLTGNLSLSIVDKKDAGVDTTSNIISTLLLSSELKGYIESPSSYLQKNNKQSDLALDVLMMTQGWRRYNVPNILKGKITQDLQFAVESNEEVTGKVEGLFSSLKKGGISLVAVKDSVIGTSLTQPDKNGKFVFKNMEYPEGTKYIVQALTEKGSKKVFIELDPLKPFPALPKLMFNAKPKTQIKNESGINEKHLIEDGMRIYNLAEVLVTAKRKTDLKTKSPYYSVNSSKVLTSEDVEKGNIISIFDLLRRIPGLTVIGDEVRHRNTAPLVVLDNVPEENFDYDRLNVNDISDVFLSPPISAMPIFGGRAAGGAVVISTKKGFVERNKLNSNIQVFTPVGYEQTVEFYSPVYATQKEKDNTVRDLRTTIYWNPNVQVDSSGSAKISFYSADFPTRYGVILEGVSSEGHIICSSEKEITIN; from the coding sequence ATGAAAATCCTGTATTTACAATTATGTTTGTTACTGTTTTTTTGCAATAGTCTGAAAGCCCAGGAAATAGATACAACTTCAATAGAGAATCTATTCCTTGAGCAAATATCCAGTTATCCGCATGAAAAAATTTATGCTCAAACAGACAGGAGTATATATGTGTCAGGAGAAACCGTTTGGTTTCGAATACATTTGGTAGATGCTCTTTTTCTCAAACAAGCGAATGCTAGTAGGTATGTCTATCTTGAATTAATTAATCCGATTGGCAAGGTCGTTGAGAGGGCGAAAATTCGACCGGACAGTACGGGCTGCTTTTATGGCCAGTTTCAACTGAGCCAAGAATTAGAAGAGGGGAATTATTCGTTAAGAGCCTATACACGATTTATGCAAAATCAGGGAGAAGACTATTTTTTTCATAAAACCATTTATGTCACAGACCCTTTATCCCGAAAGATTTCACCTGAAATCTCTTTTTCTGAGGAGAAAGATAAAATTAAAACAGAAATACATTTTGTAAATAAAACGGGAAATACTAAAATCATTCCTGAACAATGCCTCATTTTCCCGGATGGAGATCCTTCCGGAGAAGGCGAGCATTTATCGTTTGAAGAAGGCGTAGCTAAGTGTTTTTTAAAAAACGGAAAAAATGCTCAGGCAAAGAACTTCTTACTACAAGCTACCTTCAACAATATAATTTATAATCGCTACATTGAAATTCCATCTTCAACTGCAATATTCGATGTATCTTTCTTTCCGGAAGGCGGACATGCGCAATTTTCCACAGAGATGAAAATGGCTTTCAAGGCTACGAACGAGAATGGTTTGTCTGAAGAGATTAAAGGGCAGATATTTGATGAGCAAGGCGATGTTTATACAACCTTTGAAAGTTCACATTTAGGAATGGGTAGTTTCAGAATGTACTATCTTCCCGGGAAAAAATATCATGCTATATGTACGAATAGAGAAAATGTGTCGAAGCGCTTTGATTTGCCTGAAGCCTCTGAAAACTCTGTGTCGTTAAAGACGGCGTGGAATAATAATATTCTGCGAGTAACACTCACAAAATCTCCCGATTATAAACTACCTCCACAAACTCAATTAATAGCCCATATCAGGGGAGCTGTTATTTATGCGCAACCATGGGATGATAAAATAGGGCGCCTCAACTTTGAGAACGATTTCTTTCCGGCAGGCATCGTTCATTTTCTTCTAATAGATGAAAGCAGAAATATTTTGAGTGAACGCCTTGTGTTTTCTTCTCAAAGCAGCACTTTTGCTAAAGCCAATATAATCTTTAATAAAGAAGAGTACAATACGCGAGATAAAATAGATCTGACAATAAAGGTAATGGATGAGAATCAAGTTCCTTTAACCGGTAATCTATCTTTGTCCATTGTGGATAAAAAAGATGCAGGCGTAGATACAACCTCAAATATTATTTCAACGCTATTACTGTCATCCGAACTTAAAGGGTATATAGAATCTCCAAGTAGTTACTTACAAAAGAACAATAAGCAGTCAGACCTTGCGCTCGATGTTTTGATGATGACTCAAGGTTGGAGAAGATATAATGTGCCTAACATTCTAAAAGGAAAAATAACTCAAGATCTTCAATTTGCCGTTGAGTCGAATGAAGAAGTTACAGGAAAAGTAGAAGGACTATTTTCTAGCTTAAAAAAAGGGGGCATTTCACTCGTTGCCGTAAAAGATTCGGTTATTGGAACTTCTTTAACCCAACCGGATAAAAATGGGAAATTTGTATTTAAGAATATGGAATACCCCGAAGGAACCAAATATATTGTGCAGGCATTAACTGAAAAAGGTTCAAAAAAAGTGTTTATAGAACTTGACCCTCTTAAGCCGTTTCCAGCATTGCCTAAATTAATGTTCAATGCCAAGCCGAAAACGCAAATAAAAAACGAATCAGGAATAAATGAAAAACATCTGATAGAGGATGGTATGAGAATATATAATTTGGCAGAAGTGTTGGTAACCGCAAAAAGAAAAACGGATTTGAAAACCAAGTCGCCATATTATTCTGTCAACTCGTCCAAGGTTCTGACCAGTGAAGATGTTGAAAAGGGAAACATTATATCCATATTTGATTTATTACGTAGAATACCCGGACTTACTGTTATTGGAGATGAAGTTCGTCATCGTAATACTGCTCCTTTGGTTGTTCTGGATAATGTTCCCGAAGAGAATTTTGATTACGACAGGCTAAACGTAAATGACATTAGCGATGTTTTTTTGTCTCCGCCTATTTCGGCTATGCCTATATTCGGTGGGCGGGCAGCTGGTGGAGCCGTTGTGATAAGCACAAAAAAAGGATTTGTTGAAAGAAATAAGCTGAATAGCAATATACAGGTTTTTACCCCTGTCGGTTATGAACAAACAGTCGAGTTTTATTCTCCGGTGTATGCAACGCAGAAAGAAAAAGACAACACTGTTCGCGATCTTCGAACCACTATTTATTGGAACCCGAATGTACAGGTTGATAGTTCGGGTAGTGCAAAGATAAGCTTTTATTCTGCTGATTTTCCAACCCGGTATGGAGTTATACTTGAGGGTGTAAGTTCTGAAGGACATATTATCTGTTCGTCAGAAAAAGAAATCACAATAAATTAG
- a CDS encoding aspartyl protease family protein translates to MNANNFILLFTILLFGTCTAKSNSLVGVQQKRTKELKAIHASDNPSSEQRLLQMLDRKDFFRLETLLQEKRSELPRYIVLYIEANLQNAFNQTEQSLQTIDKLLRNYSKSLNDALLHRVFVIKYDNLFNQYHYKKAAEALKIAIDKYGHAVDSVGVAMLREENYDFVKSLKEFPVQKMHITTDVSIPVSLNQYNHIIINVSSGEQSENFIFDTGASNVVSESSARRLGIRILNSEASTVGAVDKKVQLKVGLADKLWIGDLLFENVAFAVMPDELLSFPEANYVIHGIIGFPIMNQMKEIEICKNKSITVVAHPRKGNSRNLFLDNTMPIIQFEANRDTVLFIMDTGANTTKFSANYFAAHNVEIKEKVTSNTIRRGGIGGFVDNKVYELKNVPLKIGGQEMTVPTIVVLTDKLSYLTNYDGHLGQDVLMHFNKLTLNFKEMSLSFDD, encoded by the coding sequence ATGAATGCTAATAATTTTATTTTGCTTTTTACCATATTATTATTTGGAACATGTACCGCAAAAAGTAATTCTTTAGTAGGTGTTCAGCAAAAACGCACAAAGGAATTAAAGGCAATACATGCTTCAGATAATCCATCGTCAGAACAGCGTTTGCTTCAAATGCTTGATAGAAAAGACTTTTTTCGGCTTGAAACTCTATTGCAAGAAAAAAGGTCTGAATTACCTCGATATATTGTATTGTATATTGAAGCTAATTTGCAGAATGCCTTCAATCAAACTGAGCAATCGTTGCAAACTATCGACAAATTGCTCCGCAATTATAGTAAATCTTTGAATGATGCCCTTCTTCATAGGGTTTTTGTAATTAAGTATGATAATTTATTTAATCAGTATCACTACAAAAAGGCAGCCGAGGCATTAAAAATCGCTATTGACAAGTATGGTCATGCTGTAGACAGTGTTGGAGTGGCAATGTTGCGTGAAGAAAATTACGATTTTGTTAAATCGTTAAAAGAGTTTCCTGTACAAAAAATGCATATAACTACTGACGTAAGTATTCCTGTTTCGCTCAATCAATACAATCATATAATAATAAATGTATCAAGTGGTGAGCAATCAGAAAATTTTATTTTTGATACAGGGGCTTCGAATGTTGTATCCGAGAGTAGTGCTCGACGATTGGGAATTCGAATACTTAACTCAGAAGCAAGTACAGTAGGAGCAGTAGACAAGAAAGTCCAATTAAAAGTTGGCTTAGCTGATAAACTGTGGATTGGTGACTTACTGTTTGAAAACGTTGCTTTCGCGGTAATGCCTGACGAATTACTCTCATTTCCGGAAGCCAATTATGTAATTCATGGAATTATAGGTTTTCCTATTATGAACCAAATGAAGGAAATAGAAATATGCAAAAATAAAAGTATTACTGTGGTTGCTCATCCTAGAAAAGGTAATTCGCGCAATCTGTTTTTGGACAACACCATGCCGATCATTCAATTTGAAGCGAATCGCGATACGGTACTTTTCATAATGGATACAGGAGCCAATACAACCAAGTTTTCCGCAAATTATTTTGCTGCGCATAATGTTGAAATAAAAGAAAAAGTAACTTCAAATACAATACGACGGGGAGGAATAGGCGGTTTTGTCGATAACAAAGTGTATGAATTGAAAAACGTCCCATTGAAAATCGGAGGACAAGAGATGACAGTTCCAACCATTGTGGTGTTAACCGACAAACTCTCGTATCTTACAAATTATGATGGTCATTTAGGGCAGGATGTATTGATGCATTTCAATAAACTAACCCTGAATTTTAAAGAAATGAGTTTATCATTTGATGACTAA
- a CDS encoding S41 family peptidase, whose product MDDIVADSITFECKYKCDPDNKAGLYIGIQQIYVNPTNSFKKAVTSSKIANDQSISAGNWQDFSIKEAIQPNVNAIFVYALTSGSAAKVWINDCKAYFDNKPLGDYVNMKYKADDDREFDKASGIRLASLTPKMIENLDILGKVWGFLKYYHPEVAKGNYNWDYELFRVLPQIANAKDKKERNTLFNQWIDRYGEIKETKDYSISDLSVYSRVIDLDWIYDKKMFGDELVSKFNQIRNAKRNHTHYYIQTYASFTDSNKSREPQYADVSWEDQGFRILTLFKFWNAMEYNFPFVDITDRPWNLLLKKFIPRFVETRNKKDYEHTLRELFACINDSHTYYTSSSDLLSASWSDYSTLPVQLTYTFDHQVLVADSSVGELKEGDIILKVDNQDVDSIIEQKAHYAFASIHSNLIYSILYQLFVTKNSEITVTYMRSGKEVTTIIDATPYKGKQPLPPLFGDNYVEKYKLASKNIAYININTMQDDSIADFITKNRLAKGIIIDMRNHQGQHFRVNDALIRWLIPKEVVYLWSSVNDKSNPGNFICNDKIITGTDNPNHFIGKVAIFVNQATQSVGEVRSMIYRNAVNSKIMGKITSGAVGPIGHFNLPMGVDFSYSANGMYYPDWESFQRKGVKIDIPIKETVEDIRDGKDVWMEEAIQYIESD is encoded by the coding sequence ATGGATGATATTGTTGCAGATTCTATAACCTTTGAGTGTAAATACAAATGTGATCCTGATAATAAAGCTGGATTATATATAGGAATTCAGCAAATTTATGTAAATCCTACTAATAGCTTCAAGAAAGCTGTTACATCTTCAAAAATAGCTAACGATCAATCAATCAGTGCAGGAAATTGGCAGGATTTTTCAATCAAAGAAGCTATCCAGCCGAATGTTAATGCAATTTTTGTATATGCTCTCACTTCAGGAAGCGCTGCCAAAGTTTGGATTAATGACTGCAAGGCATATTTTGATAATAAACCTTTAGGTGATTATGTGAATATGAAATATAAAGCAGATGACGATAGGGAGTTCGATAAAGCATCCGGAATCCGGTTAGCGTCTTTGACACCCAAAATGATAGAAAACTTGGATATTCTAGGAAAAGTATGGGGATTCCTGAAATATTACCACCCGGAAGTTGCAAAAGGAAATTATAATTGGGATTATGAACTGTTTAGAGTACTTCCGCAGATTGCAAACGCAAAAGACAAAAAAGAAAGGAATACACTCTTCAATCAATGGATTGATAGATATGGGGAAATAAAGGAAACCAAAGATTACAGTATCTCTGATTTGTCCGTGTATTCACGTGTAATTGATTTGGATTGGATTTACGACAAGAAAATGTTTGGAGATGAATTAGTATCAAAATTCAATCAGATACGAAATGCAAAACGCAATCATACACATTATTACATACAAACTTATGCTTCCTTCACTGACTCGAATAAAAGCCGGGAGCCACAATATGCGGATGTTTCTTGGGAAGACCAAGGCTTTCGTATATTGACTTTGTTCAAGTTTTGGAATGCAATGGAATATAATTTCCCCTTTGTTGATATCACAGATCGGCCTTGGAATTTACTTCTGAAAAAATTTATTCCTCGCTTTGTAGAGACTAGAAATAAAAAAGATTATGAACATACTTTGCGAGAATTATTTGCATGTATCAATGACTCACACACATACTATACCTCGTCTTCTGATTTGCTTTCCGCTTCCTGGTCGGATTATTCTACTTTGCCGGTTCAATTGACTTACACATTTGACCATCAGGTACTTGTTGCGGATTCTTCAGTCGGTGAACTTAAAGAGGGAGATATTATTCTTAAAGTTGATAATCAAGATGTTGATTCTATAATTGAGCAGAAAGCCCATTATGCATTTGCTTCCATTCATTCCAACTTGATTTATTCAATTCTATACCAGTTATTTGTAACAAAGAATTCTGAGATTACCGTCACTTATATGCGTTCAGGTAAAGAAGTAACAACTATAATTGATGCAACTCCATACAAAGGGAAACAACCATTACCTCCCTTGTTTGGTGATAATTATGTTGAGAAGTATAAGCTTGCCTCAAAAAATATAGCATATATCAATATAAATACTATGCAGGATGATAGTATCGCAGATTTTATCACGAAGAATCGATTGGCTAAAGGAATTATTATTGATATGAGAAATCATCAGGGGCAACACTTCAGAGTGAATGATGCTTTAATAAGATGGCTGATCCCGAAAGAGGTTGTTTATCTTTGGTCATCCGTTAATGACAAGTCAAATCCCGGTAATTTTATCTGTAATGATAAGATAATTACAGGAACAGACAATCCAAATCACTTTATAGGGAAAGTTGCTATTTTTGTCAATCAGGCAACACAGAGTGTTGGAGAAGTCCGATCCATGATATACCGGAATGCGGTTAATAGTAAAATAATGGGAAAAATAACTTCCGGAGCAGTAGGCCCTATTGGTCACTTCAATTTACCTATGGGGGTTGATTTTTCATATTCAGCAAATGGTATGTATTATCCTGATTGGGAATCCTTCCAGAGGAAAGGAGTGAAAATTGATATTCCGATAAAAGAAACTGTGGAAGACATCCGCGATGGCAAAGATGTATGGATGGAAGAAGCTATTCAATATATTGAGAGTGATTAA
- a CDS encoding two-component regulator propeller domain-containing protein, which produces MKTKPLLLFILFLLIKLFTVNVHSQSIRLFTVNNELSSSLINQIYQDKKEIIWIATENGLNKYDGSKFVIYKHDKDIPNSILNNYVRVIYECTSGIFIGYFNGLQVYNRGTDKFIEIPMHLLGGSSIKPHVTSIVEKDNGDILIGTAGHGLFIYDPQKKQAHQLKLSINAYFINTLFVDREKNLWISTKDKGLLCINTKNRCNQYFIKEQKTNNITCITQDNNNTVYAGSLAKGLFVYNNKTKTFAHIPMSSHLSIKSLVAKDEKILIGTDGDGMKIFDIKRRKITEADYNTSTSNFHKFKIHSIAIDKKDNLWLGIYQKGVMLLPIKINQFNYIGNKSSTSNFIGSNCVMSICKDSQGVLWIGTDNDGIYGIDLIKKKHVHYNSANSNVPSTIMCIFEDSEKNLWIGSYTQGMAKLDKNTGNCHYITNPSNNEIDNIKSVYSFAEDSEKNLWIGTMGSDLYCMNILSGKITSYHSGSGTKYREDSNILHNGWINCLLYTKSNQLYIGTYDGMGCFDLNKKSFTTAYKKNRILSGNVIYSLYEDKVGNIWAGTSEGLICINPETHKETYYTTKNGLTSNTIYGIQGDKLNNLWISTSFGISRLTQRSKQFQNYYANDGLQGNEFSRSATCADKNGHIYFGGIDGITSFDPQKITNPVKALNLRITDFYIHDKAVREGDLSGSYNIINTNVMEADKFHLCHKDNSFSIEFSTTEFDNPERITYMYSMNNENWVTLHPGINRVSFSNLSPGTYHFKVKAKDYNTYSNIKEILIKIDPVWYASMVAKLIYFILFVLSIYIIIEQIRQRQQIRNEMQKHIHAEQINEAKLQFFINISHEIRTPMTLILSPLQKLISTDKNGERQLTYNTIYRNAERILRLVNQLMDIRKIDKGQLVLKFEEVNIVSFVKDLLSTFEYEAKIKQIEIKFNPQTENISGWIDPKNFDKVVLNLLSNAFKFTSEKGEIDIWIQKGENVNALKSERKKYIEIIISDNGISIPEDETSRIFERFYQINNNLNNSNVGTGIGLHLTHSLVELHHGNIRVENNKDEKGCRFIIQIPSGREHLKTEEIQTEATNKKRHIATAIPFYQDEKVENKTRKSKNRILVVEDDEEIRKYICNELSGEYHIIESSNGKEALNIALTKIPDLIISDIMMPEMDGLSLCHKVKQNITTNHIPVILLTAKANENDQLEGLENGADAYIVKPFNIAILQRNVKNIIANREILKNNFNGRQQQEKNIKKISLKSPDDKLLEKIVNVINNNLSNPNLNVDMITTEVGISRVHLYRKLKELTNQTTQNFIRNIRLKQAATLLAKKHHNISEVAAIVGFNNIAHFSSTFKELYGVSPTEYMENHFRSEKEEEKE; this is translated from the coding sequence ATGAAAACAAAGCCATTGTTACTATTTATACTGTTTTTACTAATCAAATTATTCACAGTTAATGTTCATTCGCAATCTATTCGGCTTTTTACTGTAAATAATGAATTATCAAGTAGCCTTATAAATCAAATCTATCAGGATAAAAAAGAGATAATTTGGATTGCCACAGAAAATGGGCTAAACAAATATGACGGTTCGAAATTCGTTATATATAAGCATGATAAAGATATTCCTAACTCAATATTAAATAATTATGTACGAGTAATATATGAATGTACAAGCGGTATATTCATTGGATATTTCAATGGATTACAAGTATACAACAGAGGAACTGATAAATTCATTGAAATTCCAATGCACTTGTTAGGAGGATCATCTATCAAGCCACATGTTACTTCAATTGTAGAAAAAGACAATGGGGACATTCTAATAGGAACTGCCGGGCATGGATTATTTATCTACGATCCTCAAAAGAAACAAGCCCATCAATTAAAACTCTCGATTAATGCTTATTTCATAAATACTTTATTCGTTGACAGAGAAAAGAATTTATGGATATCGACTAAAGATAAAGGACTTTTATGCATAAACACTAAAAATAGATGTAATCAATATTTTATAAAAGAGCAAAAAACGAATAATATAACATGCATTACTCAAGATAACAATAATACGGTCTATGCGGGAAGTTTGGCAAAAGGTCTTTTTGTATATAACAACAAGACCAAGACCTTTGCCCATATTCCTATGTCTTCTCACCTATCCATAAAAAGTCTCGTTGCAAAAGATGAGAAAATACTAATTGGAACGGATGGAGATGGGATGAAAATTTTCGATATTAAGAGACGAAAAATAACTGAAGCTGATTACAACACAAGTACTTCTAACTTTCACAAATTCAAAATTCATTCTATAGCTATAGATAAGAAAGATAATCTCTGGCTGGGAATTTATCAAAAAGGAGTCATGCTATTGCCGATCAAAATTAATCAATTCAATTACATTGGCAACAAATCCAGCACATCTAATTTTATAGGCTCTAATTGTGTCATGTCAATATGTAAAGATAGCCAAGGAGTATTATGGATTGGCACAGATAATGACGGAATTTATGGCATTGACCTGATCAAAAAAAAACACGTTCACTATAACAGTGCAAATTCAAATGTTCCTTCAACAATTATGTGTATATTCGAGGATAGTGAGAAAAATTTATGGATTGGCTCCTATACACAAGGAATGGCCAAGCTAGATAAGAACACAGGCAATTGCCACTACATAACAAATCCTTCAAACAATGAAATCGATAATATAAAAAGCGTATACAGTTTTGCGGAAGATTCTGAAAAAAACTTATGGATTGGCACCATGGGATCCGACCTTTATTGTATGAATATCCTTTCGGGAAAAATTACGTCATATCATAGCGGTAGTGGCACAAAATACAGGGAAGACAGTAATATATTGCATAATGGATGGATCAATTGTTTGCTATACACCAAAAGCAATCAGCTATATATAGGCACCTACGATGGCATGGGGTGTTTTGATCTTAACAAAAAGAGCTTCACCACAGCCTATAAAAAGAATAGAATACTATCTGGAAATGTTATCTATTCACTTTATGAAGATAAAGTAGGAAATATTTGGGCAGGAACATCAGAAGGATTGATCTGTATCAATCCTGAAACTCACAAAGAAACATACTATACGACCAAAAATGGACTGACCAGCAATACTATTTATGGCATACAAGGCGATAAATTAAACAACTTATGGATCAGTACAAGCTTTGGCATATCAAGATTGACTCAAAGAAGTAAGCAATTTCAGAATTATTACGCCAATGACGGTCTACAAGGCAATGAGTTTAGCAGAAGTGCAACATGCGCAGACAAAAACGGGCATATATACTTTGGTGGAATAGATGGCATTACTTCTTTCGATCCTCAAAAGATAACCAATCCTGTAAAAGCATTAAATCTCAGGATAACCGACTTTTACATACACGATAAAGCAGTAAGAGAAGGAGATTTATCAGGCAGTTACAATATTATCAATACTAATGTAATGGAAGCCGACAAATTTCATCTATGCCATAAAGATAATTCTTTTAGTATTGAATTCTCTACGACTGAATTTGATAACCCCGAACGCATCACCTATATGTATTCGATGAACAATGAGAATTGGGTTACTTTGCATCCAGGCATTAATCGAGTTTCATTCAGTAATTTGTCTCCCGGAACTTATCACTTCAAAGTAAAAGCCAAAGATTACAATACCTACTCAAATATTAAGGAAATCTTAATAAAAATAGACCCGGTATGGTATGCCTCCATGGTAGCTAAATTAATCTACTTTATTTTATTCGTATTAAGTATCTATATTATTATAGAACAAATTCGTCAACGCCAGCAAATTCGCAACGAAATGCAAAAGCATATTCACGCCGAACAAATAAACGAAGCTAAACTGCAGTTCTTCATCAATATATCGCACGAGATACGCACTCCTATGACACTAATTCTTAGTCCTCTACAAAAACTAATATCGACTGATAAGAATGGAGAGCGACAACTTACGTACAACACAATATATCGAAATGCCGAACGTATCCTCAGACTCGTTAATCAATTGATGGATATCCGAAAAATAGACAAAGGACAACTGGTTTTAAAGTTCGAAGAAGTCAATATCGTTAGTTTTGTTAAGGATTTACTCTCAACTTTCGAATATGAAGCCAAAATTAAACAAATTGAGATAAAATTTAATCCCCAGACTGAAAACATCAGTGGATGGATAGATCCAAAGAACTTTGATAAAGTCGTTTTAAATTTATTATCCAATGCATTCAAATTTACTTCAGAAAAAGGTGAAATTGATATTTGGATACAAAAAGGAGAGAATGTAAATGCACTAAAGTCTGAACGAAAAAAATACATAGAAATAATAATATCAGATAACGGTATCAGCATTCCTGAAGATGAAACGAGCCGCATATTCGAACGCTTTTATCAAATAAACAACAACCTTAATAATTCCAATGTGGGTACCGGAATTGGTCTACATTTAACCCATTCGTTAGTAGAATTACACCACGGAAACATCAGAGTAGAAAATAATAAAGATGAGAAAGGCTGTCGTTTTATTATTCAAATACCTTCAGGTAGAGAGCATTTAAAAACAGAAGAAATACAAACCGAAGCGACGAATAAGAAAAGGCATATCGCAACAGCTATCCCTTTTTATCAAGATGAAAAAGTAGAAAATAAAACACGTAAAAGCAAAAATAGGATTCTTGTCGTAGAAGATGATGAAGAAATACGTAAATACATTTGCAACGAATTGTCTGGTGAATATCATATAATTGAGAGCTCTAACGGAAAAGAAGCACTCAATATTGCATTAACAAAGATTCCTGATTTAATTATCAGCGATATCATGATGCCTGAAATGGACGGGCTATCACTTTGCCATAAAGTTAAACAGAACATAACGACAAACCATATTCCGGTCATTCTACTAACAGCAAAAGCCAACGAGAACGATCAATTAGAAGGATTAGAGAACGGGGCGGATGCCTACATCGTCAAGCCATTTAACATAGCCATTCTACAGAGAAACGTGAAAAATATTATAGCAAACAGAGAAATTTTAAAGAATAATTTCAATGGCCGGCAACAACAAGAAAAAAACATTAAGAAGATTTCGCTAAAATCTCCTGATGATAAACTCTTGGAGAAAATAGTGAATGTCATTAATAACAATCTAAGCAATCCAAATCTAAATGTTGACATGATTACAACTGAGGTTGGTATAAGCAGAGTCCACTTGTATCGAAAGCTTAAAGAACTTACTAACCAAACAACTCAAAACTTCATACGAAATATAAGATTGAAACAAGCTGCTACATTGTTAGCCAAAAAACATCACAACATATCGGAAGTTGCAGCTATAGTAGGATTCAACAATATAGCTCATTTTTCTAGTACTTTTAAAGAACTTTACGGAGTCTCTCCAACTGAGTATATGGAGAATCACTTTAGAAGTGAAAAGGAAGAAGAAAAAGAATAA